From a single Pseudorasbora parva isolate DD20220531a chromosome 17, ASM2467924v1, whole genome shotgun sequence genomic region:
- the psmb1 gene encoding proteasome subunit beta type-1, whose product MISSQAYGDNGKMKEYHYSGPVEHKFSPYAFNGGTVLAVAGEDFALVASDTRLSEGYSIHSRDSPKCYKLTDTTVIGCSGFHGDCLTLTKIIEARLKMYKHSNNKSMTSGAIAAMLSTILYGRRFFPYYVYNIIGGLDEEGRGAVYSFDPVGSYQRDSYKAGGSASAMLQPLLDNQIGFKNMENVEHLPLSQEKAVQLVKDVFISAAERDVYTGDALKICIITKEGIREEIVPLRKD is encoded by the exons ATGATTTCTTCTCAAGCGTATGGTGATAATGGAAAGATGAAGGAATATCACTACTCAGGGCCGGTGGAGCACAAATTCTCTCCTTATGCGTTCAACGGAGG GACTGTGCTGGCGGTGGCTGGTGAAGACTTTGCTCTCGTGGCTTCAGACACACGTTTAAGCGAGGGATACAGTATCCACAGCAGAGACTCCCCGAAATGCTACAAACT GACAGACACTACGGTGATCGGCTGCAGTGGTTTCCATGGCGACTGCTTGACGCTAACCAAAATCATTGAGGCCAGACTGAAG ATGTACAAGCATTCAAATAATAAGAGCATGACCAGTGGAGCCATCGCAGCCATGCTGTCGACCATTCTGTACGGCAGGCGTTTCTTCCCTTACTATGTGTACAACATCATCGGCGGTCTCGATGAGGAGG GTCGAGGTGCCGTTTATAGTTTCGATCCAGTTGGTTCCTACCAGAGAGACTCTTACAAAGCCGGAGGATCAGCGAGTGCAATGCTGCAGCCTCTTCTGGACAACCAG ATCGGATTCAAGAACATGGAGAACGTGGAGCATCTGCCCCTGAGCCAGGAGAAGGCCGTGCAGCTGGTGAAGGACGTCTTCATCTCGGCCGCCGAGAGGGACGTCTACACCGGAGATGCTCTCAAGATCTGCATCATCACCAAGGAAGGCATTCGAGAAGAGATCGTGCCACTCAGGAAGGACTGA
- the LOC137045710 gene encoding serine/threonine-protein kinase pim-2-like isoform X2 → MSLSEDNLCEELSLSSTGTYIVEWRWSGLNISNKGKQDRDRRLSNASRLSKSDSLQEWMCPPLPGQVPVESAEASPVLKKTSPVFTEASPVNKSSTEKTKKCKKAKGFGSFMKMLWKAVKYPFLCCSRGGAVDVVEPFVPPAEPELEPEPEPEPEPEPEPEPEPPVPGHCALNTSNGESTDFEALYDAGEMLGSGGFGKVYEGTRKFDGKRVAIKRMRKEDSDVYLSIPGHPKPLITEVALLLKMRQEPMSPYAIRLYDWFEHPRKFTLIMEFPEPCESLLQYILDNPQLDESTARVIMRQAVLAVQHCIDRDVFHNDVHANNFLLTTNTLQLKLIDFGSGHLLSSDGYDSKSYIGMADYCPPEVFTDPLYHAVPTNVWSLGVLLYEIMNDCALPFLTSTDITQAKVTFKNSSISEGLDTHHPVYRKHTGLNAGLDGYQSE, encoded by the exons ATGTCTCTCTCTGAGGACAATCTGTGTGAAGAGTTGAGCCTCAGCAGCACAGGCACATACATCGTGGAGTGGAGGTGGAGTGGCCTGAATATATCAAATAAGGGTAAGCAGGACAGGGACAGGAGGTTGTCCAACGCCAGCAGATTGTCCAAATCCGACAGCCTCCAAGAGTGGATGTGCCCTCCGCTGCCAGGACAAGTCCCCGTCGAGTCAGCAGAGGCTTCACCTGTCCTTAAGAAGACTTCACCTGTCTTCACGGAGGCTTCACCTGTGAACAAGAGCTCCACAG aaaaaacaaaaaaatgtaagaaGGCGAAAGGCTTCGGTTCCTTCATGAAGATGCTGTGGAAGGCTGTGAAGTATCCCTTCCTCTGCTGTAGTCGGGGTGGAGCTGTGGATGTGGTGGAGCCGTTTGTTCCTCCAGCGGAGCCGGAGCTGGAGCCGGAGCCGGAGCCGGAGCCGGAGCCGGAGCCGGAGCCGGAGCCGGAGCCCCCTGTGCCGGGTCACTGCGCCCTCAACACCAGTAACGGTGAATCTACAG ACTTTGAGGCTCTCTATGACGCTGGAGAGATGTTAGGATCCGGAGGATTCGGCAAAGTGTACGAGGGAACGCGGAAATTTGATGGCAAAAGG GTTGCAATTAAGCGGATGCGCAAGGAAGACAGCGATGTTTATCTTTCCATT CCCGGCCATCCCAAACCTCTCATCACAGAAGTGGCGCTCCTGCTAAAGATGAGGCAGGAACCCATGAGCCCCTACGCCATACGACTTTATGACTGGTTTGAGCATCCGCGAAAATTCACCCTCATAATGGAGTTCCCTGAGCCCTGCGAGAGTTTGCTGCAGTACATCCTTGATAACCCTCAACTGGACGAAAGCACCGCTCGGGTCATCATGAGACAGGCTGTGCTGGCGGTTCAACACTGCATCGATCGGGACGTTTTTCACAACGACGTTCATGCAAACAACTTCCTGTTGACGACAAACACATTACAGCTCAAGCTGATCGACTTCGGCTCCGGTCACCTGCTCAGCAGCGATGGCTATGATAGCAAATCATACATTG gaatGGCGGATTACTGCCCGCCTGAAGTCTTCACTGACCCTCTATACCACGCCGTCCCAACCAATGTCTGGTCTCTAGGGGTGTTGCTGTACGAGATAATGAACGACTGCGCTCTTCCTTTCCTCACTTCAACAGATATCACACAAGCCAAAGTGACATTTAAGAACTCCAGCATATCTGAAG
- the LOC137045710 gene encoding serine/threonine-protein kinase pim-2-like isoform X1, which translates to MSLSEDNLCEELSLSSTGTYIVEWRWSGLNISNKGKQDRDRRLSNASRLSKSDSLQEWMCPPLPGQVPVESAEASPVLKKTSPVFTEASPVNKSSTEKTKKCKKAKGFGSFMKMLWKAVKYPFLCCSRGGAVDVVEPFVPPAEPELEPEPEPEPEPEPEPEPEPPVPGHCALNTSNGESTDFEALYDAGEMLGSGGFGKVYEGTRKFDGKRVAIKRMRKEDSDVYLSIPGHPKPLITEVALLLKMRQEPMSPYAIRLYDWFEHPRKFTLIMEFPEPCESLLQYILDNPQLDESTARVIMRQAVLAVQHCIDRDVFHNDVHANNFLLTTNTLQLKLIDFGSGHLLSSDGYDSKSYIGMADYCPPEVFTDPLYHAVPTNVWSLGVLLYEIMNDCALPFLTSTDITQAKVTFKNSSISEECRDLIRQCLTRDPTKRPTLAQLQQHDWIRNEGL; encoded by the exons ATGTCTCTCTCTGAGGACAATCTGTGTGAAGAGTTGAGCCTCAGCAGCACAGGCACATACATCGTGGAGTGGAGGTGGAGTGGCCTGAATATATCAAATAAGGGTAAGCAGGACAGGGACAGGAGGTTGTCCAACGCCAGCAGATTGTCCAAATCCGACAGCCTCCAAGAGTGGATGTGCCCTCCGCTGCCAGGACAAGTCCCCGTCGAGTCAGCAGAGGCTTCACCTGTCCTTAAGAAGACTTCACCTGTCTTCACGGAGGCTTCACCTGTGAACAAGAGCTCCACAG aaaaaacaaaaaaatgtaagaaGGCGAAAGGCTTCGGTTCCTTCATGAAGATGCTGTGGAAGGCTGTGAAGTATCCCTTCCTCTGCTGTAGTCGGGGTGGAGCTGTGGATGTGGTGGAGCCGTTTGTTCCTCCAGCGGAGCCGGAGCTGGAGCCGGAGCCGGAGCCGGAGCCGGAGCCGGAGCCGGAGCCGGAGCCGGAGCCCCCTGTGCCGGGTCACTGCGCCCTCAACACCAGTAACGGTGAATCTACAG ACTTTGAGGCTCTCTATGACGCTGGAGAGATGTTAGGATCCGGAGGATTCGGCAAAGTGTACGAGGGAACGCGGAAATTTGATGGCAAAAGG GTTGCAATTAAGCGGATGCGCAAGGAAGACAGCGATGTTTATCTTTCCATT CCCGGCCATCCCAAACCTCTCATCACAGAAGTGGCGCTCCTGCTAAAGATGAGGCAGGAACCCATGAGCCCCTACGCCATACGACTTTATGACTGGTTTGAGCATCCGCGAAAATTCACCCTCATAATGGAGTTCCCTGAGCCCTGCGAGAGTTTGCTGCAGTACATCCTTGATAACCCTCAACTGGACGAAAGCACCGCTCGGGTCATCATGAGACAGGCTGTGCTGGCGGTTCAACACTGCATCGATCGGGACGTTTTTCACAACGACGTTCATGCAAACAACTTCCTGTTGACGACAAACACATTACAGCTCAAGCTGATCGACTTCGGCTCCGGTCACCTGCTCAGCAGCGATGGCTATGATAGCAAATCATACATTG gaatGGCGGATTACTGCCCGCCTGAAGTCTTCACTGACCCTCTATACCACGCCGTCCCAACCAATGTCTGGTCTCTAGGGGTGTTGCTGTACGAGATAATGAACGACTGCGCTCTTCCTTTCCTCACTTCAACAGATATCACACAAGCCAAAGTGACATTTAAGAACTCCAGCATATCTGAAG